One genomic region from Prevotella sp. Rep29 encodes:
- a CDS encoding AraC family transcriptional regulator, with protein sequence MMLYLVFTSWRKRRQQLVKDPIYYYHSTRLGKILLCWFFMLSILYAGQFVNTILYHIIAKLLLSSLIIYSMIGFQRFYNTTHRPDNDTQLSHLHKHIDNWIKTDPFPLANQGITIDHIADTLQIKREELSFYIYTVCGLTFNGWLSSHRLERCVQLLEESELNMSEIAYTTGYTHLAAMSKAFKSKYGCSPREYRKKYIESQ encoded by the coding sequence ATGATGCTCTACCTTGTTTTTACTTCATGGCGTAAGCGAAGACAGCAACTGGTTAAAGACCCCATTTACTATTACCACTCCACCCGCCTTGGAAAAATACTGTTGTGTTGGTTTTTCATGCTTAGCATACTTTATGCCGGACAATTTGTGAATACCATACTTTATCATATCATCGCTAAATTGCTTTTAAGTTCCCTTATTATATATTCCATGATTGGTTTCCAGCGGTTCTACAACACGACTCATCGTCCAGACAACGATACACAGCTCTCGCATCTTCATAAGCATATAGACAACTGGATTAAGACCGACCCGTTTCCCCTTGCCAATCAGGGCATTACCATTGACCACATAGCAGACACGCTCCAAATCAAACGCGAAGAACTGTCTTTCTATATCTATACTGTCTGCGGACTTACTTTCAATGGCTGGCTTTCGTCGCATAGGCTCGAACGATGCGTTCAGTTGCTTGAAGAATCAGAGCTTAACATGTCCGAAATTGCCTATACAACAGGCTACACACACCTTGCCGCCATGAGCAAAGCCTTCAAATCCAAATATGGATGCTCACCTCGCGAATACCGCAAGAAATACATTGAGAGTCAATGA
- a CDS encoding lipocalin family protein codes for MKKLQTNLFLMLLAGLFTLVSCNSDDPDFDVNQLHGSWVTTHMKLVSGGIIAVEKNVNPGDEAYSRITFGSDAKFLTEDFDGVNNAWTLSYTGTYKVKGNKITTTTIDVDDPYAEKEVEEMTVEQLTDDMLVLSANGIFEDDDENLIRAKLTITLRRE; via the coding sequence ATGAAAAAGTTACAGACAAATTTGTTTTTAATGCTTCTTGCAGGGCTGTTTACGTTGGTGTCCTGCAACAGTGATGACCCCGATTTTGATGTCAACCAGCTGCATGGCAGTTGGGTGACAACCCACATGAAGTTGGTTTCCGGGGGCATCATAGCTGTGGAAAAGAATGTCAATCCCGGCGATGAGGCTTATTCGAGAATCACTTTTGGCAGCGATGCGAAGTTTTTGACGGAGGATTTTGATGGCGTCAACAATGCCTGGACGCTCTCATATACAGGCACTTACAAGGTGAAAGGCAATAAGATTACCACCACCACGATTGATGTGGATGACCCTTATGCAGAAAAAGAGGTGGAAGAAATGACCGTTGAACAGCTTACCGACGACATGTTGGTGCTTTCTGCCAATGGAATATTTGAGGATGATGACGAGAATTTGATTAGAGCCAAATTGACCATCACGCTTCGCCGCGAATAA
- a CDS encoding DUF3108 domain-containing protein, with protein MKYCLRTIMVAVALLFCLTKADAQCSYTNTAFKSGEFLTYNLYYNWKFVWVKAGTASMSIVQSRYDGENAFRCSLTTRGNGKLDNYFIMRDTLLCYTTTDLTPLYFRKGAREGGKYRVDEVWYTYPRGKNHVKMRRMNDEGKNTYKTETVDECVSDMMSLFMQARSFDLGTWKKGKTIYLPVADGKGVDKGRLVCQGKETIKADDGHKYRCLALTYSEWNEKKKNYKKIATFYVTNDNNHVPIRIDLSLNFGSAKAFLVSMKGMKNAMGARVK; from the coding sequence ATGAAATACTGTTTAAGAACCATTATGGTGGCGGTTGCTCTCCTGTTTTGTTTGACAAAGGCAGATGCGCAATGTTCTTACACGAACACAGCGTTCAAGTCGGGAGAGTTCCTGACGTATAACCTTTATTATAATTGGAAGTTTGTGTGGGTGAAAGCGGGCACGGCATCAATGTCCATCGTGCAGAGCCGCTACGATGGCGAGAACGCCTTTCGTTGCAGCCTGACAACACGGGGAAACGGAAAGCTCGACAACTATTTCATCATGCGCGATACGTTGCTCTGCTATACGACGACCGATTTGACTCCTCTTTATTTTCGGAAAGGAGCGCGAGAGGGCGGAAAGTATAGGGTTGACGAAGTGTGGTACACCTATCCGCGCGGTAAGAATCATGTGAAGATGCGCCGCATGAATGATGAAGGAAAGAACACGTATAAGACGGAGACGGTTGACGAGTGTGTCTCGGACATGATGAGCTTGTTCATGCAGGCGCGCAGTTTCGATTTGGGAACATGGAAAAAGGGAAAGACCATCTATCTGCCCGTTGCCGACGGTAAGGGTGTGGATAAAGGGCGGCTTGTCTGTCAGGGAAAAGAAACCATCAAGGCTGACGACGGACATAAATATCGCTGTCTGGCACTGACCTATTCGGAGTGGAACGAGAAGAAGAAAAACTATAAGAAGATAGCAACGTTCTATGTGACGAACGACAACAACCATGTGCCAATCCGCATCGACCTGTCGCTCAATTTCGGTTCAGCAAAGGCGTTTCTCGTTAGTATGAAGGGAATGAAAAACGCTATGGGAGCGAGGGTGAAATAG
- a CDS encoding tRNA 2-thiocytidine biosynthesis TtcA family protein, protein MKSNPLELRLKKQFAKAVTELGLIADGDHVLIALSGGKDSLLLTELLGRRSLIHRPRFKVSAVHVRMENIPYETDTAYLSEFCAANHVQLHVVTTRFDAEPSTAGQRRKPECFLCAWQRRKKIFELAQTLGCQKIALGHHMDDILHTTLMNELFEGRFASMPVKLKMQKMPLTIIRPLALCCESDILSYSRQQGYRQQKKSCPFERETHRAQVADLFRQMEELNPEARYSLWHALETAGKLVEE, encoded by the coding sequence ATGAAAAGTAACCCATTGGAATTGCGGCTGAAAAAACAGTTTGCGAAGGCAGTGACCGAGTTAGGGCTCATTGCCGACGGCGACCACGTGCTCATCGCCCTGTCGGGCGGCAAGGACTCGCTGCTGCTCACCGAGTTGCTGGGCAGGCGCAGCCTCATCCATCGCCCGCGCTTCAAGGTGAGTGCCGTGCATGTGCGGATGGAGAACATCCCGTATGAGACTGACACGGCTTACCTTTCCGAGTTCTGTGCTGCCAACCACGTTCAGCTGCACGTGGTCACCACCCGCTTCGACGCCGAGCCCTCCACTGCCGGTCAGCGGCGCAAGCCCGAGTGTTTTCTCTGTGCCTGGCAACGGCGGAAGAAGATTTTCGAACTCGCACAAACACTTGGCTGTCAGAAGATTGCGCTCGGTCATCACATGGACGACATCCTCCACACGACGCTGATGAACGAACTGTTCGAGGGGCGGTTTGCCTCGATGCCCGTGAAGCTCAAGATGCAGAAGATGCCACTGACGATTATCCGCCCGTTGGCGCTGTGTTGCGAGAGCGACATCCTTTCATATTCCAGGCAGCAGGGCTATCGGCAGCAGAAAAAATCGTGCCCCTTCGAGCGGGAGACCCATCGCGCACAGGTTGCCGACCTCTTCCGTCAGATGGAAGAATTGAACCCCGAAGCCCGCTACTCGCTCTGGCACGCCCTCGAAACCGCCGGAAAACTGGTGGAAGAATAA
- a CDS encoding nucleotidyltransferase domain-containing protein — protein MKNNKVIERIKQVGHEALSPDSSLFLYGSRARGDAKEGSDWDLLILLDKPKLVASDYDLTYPFRELGWDIGEEISPHVYTKKQWSEWTFLPFYKNVERDKIVLI, from the coding sequence ATGAAAAACAATAAGGTCATAGAGCGTATAAAACAAGTCGGGCACGAAGCGTTGTCGCCCGACAGCAGCCTGTTTTTATATGGCTCGCGCGCCCGTGGCGATGCAAAAGAAGGGTCTGACTGGGATTTGCTGATACTGCTCGACAAACCGAAACTTGTGGCTTCCGACTATGACTTGACGTATCCTTTCCGTGAATTAGGCTGGGATATCGGCGAAGAAATAAGTCCGCACGTATATACTAAAAAGCAATGGAGCGAATGGACGTTCCTCCCTTTCTATAAGAATGTAGAACGCGACAAAATCGTATTGATATGA
- the mutS gene encoding DNA mismatch repair protein MutS has protein sequence MAKKTQELTPMMQQFFSLKAKHPDALLLFRCGDFYETYCEDAVVASQILGITLTRRNNGNSGKGDEMAGFPHHALDTYLPKLIRAGKRVAICDQLEDPKLTKKLVKRGITELVTPGVAMSDNVLNYKENNFLAAVNFGKTGIGVAFLDISTGEFLTDEGSYDYVEKLLTNFQPKEVLYDRTRKQEFERYFGTRYCVFELEDWAFSEQTARQKLLKHFHTHSLKGFGIDHLKNGVTAAGAILQYLELTLHAQIGHITSIARIDEERYVRLDKFTIRSLELLQTMQGEDGVSLLDIIDRTLTPMGGRMLRRWLVFPLKDERPINERLDVVDYYYREPMFRQCVSESLERIGDLERIVSRVATGRVSPREVMQLKVALQALEPVKKACAESEHEGLKRIGEQINLCEQIRDRIEKEIQNDPPLMVNKGNVIRSGVSDELDELRNIAYSGKDYLLKIQERESAATGISSLKIGYNNVFGYYLEVRNTYKNKVPAEWVRKQTLAQAERYITQELKEYEEKILGAEEKILSLEARLFNQLVVAIQEYIPAIQINANLIARLDVLLSFATVAENNHYVRPVIDQSETIDIRQGRHPVIEQQLPMDERYVPNDILLDNERQQIIIITGPNMAGKSALLRQTALIVLMAQTGCFVPAESARIGLVDKIFTRVGASDNISLGESTFMVEMTEAANILNNATSRSLILFDELGRGTSTYDGISIAWAIVEYLHEHANTNARTLFATHYHELNEMEKNFSRIKNYNVAVKEVDGKVVFLRKLERGGSEHSFGIHVAEIAGMPKSIVKRANTILKQLETDNTGVGSVGKPSAEQLNQNREGMQLSFFQLDDPVLCQIRDEILGLDVNNLTPVEALNKLNEIKKIIGGNG, from the coding sequence ATGGCAAAGAAAACCCAGGAACTGACCCCAATGATGCAGCAGTTCTTCTCGCTGAAAGCAAAGCATCCCGATGCCTTGCTGCTGTTTCGTTGCGGCGATTTCTATGAGACTTATTGCGAAGATGCCGTCGTCGCTTCGCAGATTCTGGGTATCACACTCACCCGACGCAATAACGGCAACAGCGGTAAGGGCGACGAGATGGCGGGATTTCCGCATCATGCGCTCGACACCTATCTGCCCAAGCTCATCCGTGCCGGCAAGCGTGTGGCTATCTGCGACCAGCTGGAAGACCCGAAACTGACCAAAAAGCTCGTCAAGCGCGGCATCACGGAGCTGGTCACGCCTGGCGTTGCCATGTCGGACAACGTGCTGAACTACAAGGAGAACAACTTCCTGGCAGCCGTCAACTTCGGTAAAACGGGCATCGGTGTGGCATTCCTCGACATCTCCACCGGCGAATTTCTCACAGACGAGGGCAGCTACGACTATGTGGAGAAACTCTTGACCAACTTCCAACCGAAGGAAGTGCTCTACGACCGCACCCGCAAACAGGAGTTCGAACGCTATTTCGGCACCCGCTATTGCGTATTCGAACTGGAAGACTGGGCGTTCTCCGAGCAGACAGCCCGACAGAAACTGCTGAAACATTTCCACACGCACTCACTGAAGGGTTTTGGTATTGACCATCTGAAAAACGGTGTGACGGCAGCCGGAGCCATCCTGCAATACCTCGAACTGACGCTACACGCACAGATAGGACACATCACCTCCATCGCACGCATTGATGAAGAACGCTACGTGCGTCTCGACAAGTTTACCATCCGCTCATTGGAACTGCTCCAGACCATGCAAGGCGAAGACGGCGTGTCGCTGCTCGACATCATCGACCGCACACTCACCCCGATGGGCGGACGCATGCTGCGCCGATGGCTGGTGTTCCCGCTGAAAGATGAGCGCCCCATCAACGAACGGTTGGACGTGGTGGACTATTACTACCGGGAACCCATGTTCAGACAATGCGTATCGGAAAGTCTGGAGCGCATCGGCGATTTGGAACGCATCGTCTCGCGCGTGGCAACCGGAAGGGTGTCGCCACGCGAAGTGATGCAACTGAAAGTGGCGCTGCAAGCCCTCGAACCCGTCAAGAAAGCGTGTGCAGAAAGTGAACACGAAGGACTGAAACGCATCGGAGAACAAATCAATCTGTGCGAGCAAATCAGAGACAGGATAGAAAAAGAAATACAGAACGACCCGCCGCTGATGGTGAATAAGGGAAACGTCATTCGAAGCGGAGTGAGCGACGAACTGGACGAACTGCGCAATATTGCTTACAGCGGCAAGGACTATCTGCTGAAAATACAAGAGAGGGAGAGTGCTGCCACCGGCATCTCATCGCTGAAAATAGGCTACAACAACGTCTTCGGCTACTACCTCGAAGTGCGCAATACGTATAAGAATAAGGTTCCTGCCGAATGGGTACGCAAACAGACGCTGGCACAAGCCGAACGCTACATCACGCAGGAACTGAAAGAATACGAGGAGAAAATTCTCGGGGCAGAGGAGAAAATTCTCAGTCTGGAAGCACGGCTGTTCAACCAACTGGTCGTTGCCATTCAGGAATACATCCCTGCCATCCAAATCAATGCCAACCTCATTGCACGCCTCGACGTGCTGCTTTCGTTCGCTACCGTAGCAGAGAACAATCATTACGTCCGCCCGGTCATCGACCAGTCAGAGACCATTGATATCCGACAGGGAAGACACCCCGTCATCGAACAACAGTTGCCGATGGACGAGCGCTATGTGCCGAACGACATTCTCCTGGACAACGAACGACAACAGATTATCATCATCACGGGTCCCAACATGGCAGGTAAGTCGGCACTTCTCCGACAGACGGCACTCATCGTGCTGATGGCACAAACGGGCTGCTTCGTTCCGGCAGAGAGTGCACGCATCGGACTGGTGGATAAGATTTTCACCCGAGTGGGAGCCAGCGACAACATCTCATTGGGAGAGTCCACCTTCATGGTAGAGATGACCGAAGCTGCCAACATTCTGAACAACGCCACCTCGCGCTCACTCATCCTCTTCGACGAACTGGGACGAGGCACCAGTACCTACGACGGCATCAGCATCGCATGGGCTATCGTGGAATATCTGCATGAGCACGCCAATACGAATGCCCGCACGCTTTTCGCCACCCACTACCATGAGTTGAACGAGATGGAGAAAAACTTCTCGCGCATCAAAAACTATAATGTGGCGGTGAAGGAGGTAGATGGAAAGGTGGTCTTCCTCCGCAAACTGGAACGGGGTGGGAGTGAGCACTCTTTCGGTATCCACGTTGCAGAGATTGCCGGCATGCCGAAAAGCATCGTGAAGCGCGCCAACACCATCCTCAAACAACTGGAAACAGACAATACGGGCGTGGGAAGCGTAGGAAAGCCTTCAGCCGAACAACTGAACCAGAATAGGGAAGGCATGCAACTGTCGTTCTTCCAACTCGACGACCCCGTGCTCTGCCAGATTCGCGACGAGATACTCGGGTTGGACGTCAACAACCTGACGCCTGTCGAGGCTCTCAACAAACTCAATGAAATCAAGAAAATTATCGGAGGAAACGGCTAA
- a CDS encoding HEPN domain-containing protein — protein MSLNDEERKTLVALELKKANETFEEIGILTTANRWSGAANRLYYAVYHAVNALLIYDGHQANTHKGSHALFNLHYIKTGILPIEYGHLYSQLQTMREESDYNCVYEVEPEELQSRIAPARQFIDAVENHVCAK, from the coding sequence ATGAGTTTGAATGATGAAGAGCGCAAAACACTTGTTGCATTGGAACTAAAGAAAGCGAATGAAACCTTTGAGGAGATTGGCATTCTTACTACTGCCAATCGCTGGAGTGGTGCTGCTAACCGACTTTATTATGCGGTGTACCATGCTGTAAACGCCTTGCTCATATACGATGGTCACCAGGCAAATACACACAAAGGGTCGCACGCGCTGTTCAATCTTCATTATATCAAAACCGGTATCCTGCCCATTGAGTATGGACATTTGTACAGTCAGCTGCAAACCATGCGCGAAGAGAGTGACTACAATTGTGTGTATGAAGTGGAACCTGAAGAGTTGCAAAGCAGGATAGCGCCTGCCAGGCAGTTCATAGATGCGGTGGAAAACCACGTCTGTGCGAAGTAA
- a CDS encoding fimbrillin family protein: MKKRIFYGLAAAWAIISLTACSQDDFTTETINEVKSSRPAVSLIVTQGSQTRTVLTDLGPGKGLSGTWQTTDNIGVWNITEGLNLYQTVQPKEEAKNSEFIGTINCQDGDRLAFFYPRSSSNIECDPTEPGKVNIDFTHQGGTLEAIANQLDLVYGTATVRMSGSNAAANLGVMNAAHAVWNTKIYDSSADTIRAIEKLYVRIIQQGNGERYKKLQGVLNLATQEFTTRENANKDDFITITLDKPTKEIYFVTPPALENIYFEIEAVDEYGISHNYNMYKNGAAENGSQQGLYVKKVNPGKFYRFTVKKTNDGDYIEFDDVKWATGNLIWSNGNSYGSTNFWKDIYNRHLNIDNYFVAPSQEWSPEQIMNKNFNTFSAWPEKSPVAGSTVNDAFFSIFIAGAVGKHGVQSSRGGNIMARLGSYSFGGTSLGALMLGTDYLDFRRKIYYSPNEWTYSFNEITFQQLLTGNYDDQNYITGVYKGDLAYVATKGRYALPTDPDIEALMGNNNKFHRAWGVIWVETSASSVCKANNFNFSGTKAPIFGLFISKKPLTGYAKDPTYNYAIRLEKADMKKGIFLPAEGYTSYLSDGTSSNDEAGHVCCYITGILNEGGSANGLGDNMSYGRAAYQNGTFTHGAYKNGGRTGRYAIRPVYIGE; the protein is encoded by the coding sequence ATGAAGAAGAGAATATTCTATGGCTTGGCTGCAGCATGGGCAATCATCAGCCTCACTGCCTGCTCACAAGATGATTTTACTACCGAGACGATAAACGAGGTAAAGTCGTCAAGACCCGCTGTCAGCCTCATTGTGACACAAGGAAGCCAGACACGCACCGTGCTCACAGACTTAGGACCGGGAAAAGGACTCAGCGGAACGTGGCAGACCACCGACAACATCGGTGTGTGGAACATCACCGAAGGACTGAACCTGTACCAAACCGTTCAGCCTAAGGAAGAAGCAAAAAATTCCGAATTTATCGGGACAATCAATTGTCAGGATGGAGACCGGCTCGCTTTCTTCTATCCGCGTTCATCATCAAATATCGAGTGCGACCCGACCGAACCGGGAAAGGTAAATATCGACTTTACCCACCAAGGAGGCACGCTCGAAGCCATTGCCAACCAACTCGACCTCGTCTATGGAACGGCAACCGTGCGCATGTCGGGCAGCAATGCCGCAGCCAATCTTGGCGTGATGAATGCCGCACATGCCGTATGGAACACCAAAATCTACGACAGCAGTGCCGATACCATCCGTGCAATAGAAAAACTCTATGTGAGAATCATCCAGCAAGGAAACGGCGAAAGATATAAAAAACTGCAAGGCGTGCTCAATCTGGCAACGCAGGAGTTCACGACAAGGGAAAACGCGAACAAAGACGACTTCATCACCATCACACTTGACAAACCCACGAAAGAAATCTATTTTGTCACACCGCCGGCGCTTGAAAACATCTACTTCGAAATCGAGGCGGTCGATGAATATGGCATCAGCCACAATTATAATATGTATAAGAACGGTGCTGCCGAAAACGGCAGCCAGCAAGGGCTCTACGTGAAAAAAGTGAACCCGGGAAAATTCTACCGCTTCACGGTCAAGAAGACGAACGATGGCGACTATATCGAATTTGACGACGTGAAATGGGCAACGGGAAACCTCATCTGGAGCAACGGAAATTCTTACGGCTCAACCAATTTCTGGAAAGACATCTACAACCGCCATCTTAACATTGACAACTATTTCGTCGCTCCTTCGCAGGAATGGTCACCCGAACAGATTATGAACAAGAATTTCAACACCTTTAGTGCATGGCCTGAAAAGTCACCGGTTGCCGGTTCGACCGTGAACGACGCTTTCTTCAGCATCTTTATTGCCGGAGCCGTCGGTAAGCATGGTGTGCAGTCATCGAGAGGAGGAAATATTATGGCTCGACTGGGGTCATACTCTTTTGGCGGAACATCTCTCGGAGCACTCATGCTGGGCACAGACTATCTTGACTTCAGGCGAAAAATCTATTACAGCCCAAATGAGTGGACATATTCATTCAATGAGATTACGTTCCAGCAACTGCTGACCGGAAATTATGACGACCAAAACTATATCACGGGCGTATATAAAGGCGACCTTGCATACGTCGCTACGAAAGGAAGATATGCCCTGCCGACAGACCCGGACATTGAAGCACTCATGGGCAACAACAACAAGTTTCATCGCGCGTGGGGTGTCATCTGGGTAGAGACCTCAGCCAGCAGTGTATGCAAGGCTAACAACTTCAACTTCTCCGGCACGAAGGCACCCATCTTCGGATTGTTCATCTCGAAAAAACCACTCACGGGCTATGCAAAAGACCCGACCTACAACTATGCTATCCGGCTGGAAAAAGCGGATATGAAAAAAGGCATCTTCCTCCCCGCAGAAGGATACACATCATACTTAAGTGATGGTACCAGTTCAAACGACGAGGCGGGACATGTGTGCTGCTATATCACCGGTATCCTCAACGAAGGTGGTAGTGCCAATGGATTAGGTGATAACATGTCTTATGGACGGGCTGCTTATCAGAACGGCACATTCACACATGGCGCATATAAAAACGGTGGTCGCACGGGTCGATATGCCATACGTCCTGTCTATATCGGTGAATAG
- a CDS encoding Ig-like domain-containing domain, with protein sequence MGKRRKCAIWKHQGRVGRLFLFLAVCLASCARMGQPDGGWYDEQPPKIVSTSPADQSVNFNGKRVIINFDEYIKIDNATEKVVVSPPQLELPEIKGQGKRIVVDLKDSLKANTTYTIDFSDAISDNNENNPLGNYTFTFSTGDVIDTMEVSGHVLNAEDLEPIKGILVGLYTVDDATDTTAQNGRFAQFAEQPMLRVSRTDSRGRFVVKGVAPGNYRIYALQDVDGDYKFSQKSEILAFQDRIITPSSKPDIRQDTIWADSLHIKSITRVGYTHFLPDDIVLLAFNEVLTDRFFLKSERKEAECFTLFFSGGDEQLPVIRGLNFDEHDAFLTETSERNDTVTYWLRDTTLVNQDTLRMEVQYMMTDSTGVLVSQTDTLEILSKTSYERRLKDREKAFEQWKKEQEKRQKRGEKFETEMSPEPMKVTYRVPSNMAPDQNLLFEFTTPLQQFDSTAVHLYSKHDSLWYRVPFELEQRNLRTIELRAAWRPNRQYSLEIDSTAFVDIYGKVSKSYKQGLMVPSEDTYGSLFVPMSGMEGKTVVVQLLTSADKAEKTVTTTTGTAEFYYIKPGDYYLRAYVDENGNGRWDTGEFDTATQPEPVYYYPGKITCRAKWDVTQNWNPTARNRAEQKPLEITKQKPEKEKKIKYQNAERARKLGITYEQP encoded by the coding sequence ATGGGCAAGAGACGTAAATGTGCGATTTGGAAACACCAAGGAAGGGTCGGGAGGCTTTTCCTGTTTCTTGCTGTGTGTCTGGCGTCCTGTGCACGGATGGGGCAGCCAGACGGAGGATGGTACGATGAGCAGCCTCCAAAAATCGTCAGCACAAGTCCTGCCGACCAATCGGTGAATTTCAATGGGAAGCGGGTTATTATCAATTTCGACGAATACATCAAGATTGACAATGCGACGGAAAAGGTGGTGGTATCGCCGCCACAGCTCGAGTTGCCGGAAATCAAAGGGCAGGGTAAGCGCATTGTGGTGGATCTGAAGGATTCGCTGAAAGCCAACACAACCTATACCATCGACTTTTCAGACGCCATCAGCGACAATAACGAGAATAATCCGTTGGGAAACTATACGTTCACGTTTTCCACGGGCGACGTCATCGATACGATGGAAGTTTCCGGACATGTACTCAACGCAGAGGACCTGGAACCGATAAAAGGTATTCTCGTCGGACTTTATACGGTTGACGATGCGACGGATACGACCGCTCAGAATGGTCGGTTTGCACAATTTGCGGAGCAACCGATGCTTCGTGTGTCACGCACCGACAGCCGGGGACGGTTTGTCGTCAAGGGCGTTGCGCCGGGAAATTACCGCATCTATGCGCTGCAGGATGTGGACGGTGACTATAAGTTCAGTCAGAAAAGTGAGATATTGGCATTCCAAGATAGAATCATCACACCATCATCAAAGCCCGATATCCGCCAAGATACAATATGGGCAGACTCCTTGCACATCAAGTCGATAACACGGGTAGGATACACCCACTTCCTGCCCGACGACATCGTCTTGCTCGCATTCAACGAAGTGCTAACAGATCGTTTCTTTTTGAAGAGCGAGCGGAAAGAGGCAGAATGCTTCACCTTATTCTTCAGTGGAGGCGATGAGCAGTTGCCGGTTATTCGCGGATTGAACTTCGATGAGCATGATGCTTTTCTCACCGAAACGAGCGAGCGCAATGACACGGTGACCTATTGGCTGCGTGACACGACACTCGTCAATCAGGACACGCTACGCATGGAGGTGCAGTATATGATGACCGACTCCACAGGCGTGCTCGTCTCGCAGACCGATACACTGGAAATATTGTCAAAAACATCATACGAAAGGCGGCTGAAAGACCGCGAAAAGGCTTTTGAGCAATGGAAAAAGGAACAGGAAAAGCGGCAAAAGCGAGGGGAAAAGTTTGAGACGGAGATGAGTCCGGAGCCAATGAAGGTGACCTACAGGGTGCCTTCAAATATGGCGCCCGACCAAAATCTTCTGTTTGAGTTTACCACCCCTCTTCAGCAGTTCGACTCGACTGCCGTCCACCTCTATTCAAAACACGACTCGCTGTGGTATCGGGTGCCGTTCGAATTGGAGCAACGCAATCTGAGGACGATTGAGTTGCGGGCAGCGTGGCGACCCAACCGACAATACAGTCTGGAAATAGATTCAACGGCTTTTGTAGATATATATGGAAAGGTTTCCAAATCCTACAAGCAAGGATTGATGGTGCCGTCTGAAGACACCTACGGCTCCCTCTTTGTACCGATGAGCGGGATGGAGGGAAAAACGGTAGTGGTTCAGTTGCTCACCTCTGCCGATAAGGCTGAAAAAACGGTGACGACCACTACAGGAACGGCAGAATTCTATTACATCAAACCTGGCGATTACTATCTGCGGGCGTATGTTGACGAGAACGGAAACGGGCGCTGGGACACGGGTGAATTTGATACAGCAACACAGCCGGAGCCTGTCTATTATTATCCCGGGAAGATAACGTGTAGGGCGAAATGGGACGTGACGCAGAACTGGAACCCGACTGCACGGAACCGAGCTGAGCAGAAACCGTTGGAAATCACCAAGCAAAAGCCGGAAAAAGAGAAGAAAATCAAATATCAGAATGCAGAAAGGGCGCGTAAACTCGGCATTACCTACGAGCAGCCCTGA